The Alcaligenes faecalis sequence GCAAGCTCAGGTGTTCGGCACGCTCCAGACCATGGCCAGGTTTGCGGCTGGTCGTGAGCAATAGCGTCGGGTGACGGGGGGCTGAGTGTGCCAGCAAGCGGATCAGACGTTGTGTAGGCGGGTCAGCCCATTGCACGTTCTCAATAATCAGCAAGCGACGGCGGGGCGAAGTGCCGGTGCCGCTGAGCAGGTTGAACAGCAAGTCCATATGCGCGGTGGAAGGCTCGTTCAGTTCTTGCTCTTCAGAGCCATGGCCTAACCATTGGTGCAGGGACTGGGCCTGTTTGGGGCTGGTTTCCAGTGCTTCTTGCAAGATTTGAACGGAGAAAGGGTCGTGCTGCTTGCCATTTTGCGAGGCAATGTAATCGGCAATCTGCTCGTGCAGCCAGAGACGAATCGGGTGCCAGGCCACACGACGCTTGTCTTCACGACAAGTGAGCATAATGCAGGGGTGGTTGGTTTTTTGTACATAGTCCGCCAGAGACTGCACCAGCAGACTTTTGCCAACATGAGCGCGGCCGTGAATGGCGATGTGATGCAATGTGCGACTTGAGCCAATCTGCGACCAGGCTTGCACCAGATGATCGAACTCTTGTGACCGGCCATAAACGCGGCTGGTCAAACGCGCGTGGTCTGTTTCGGAGGGGCTCAGATTCAACCACAGGGCCTCATTTTGGCGACCAGTGGGGGGGTGAGTATCTCTGCTGTCCAGACGCAGGGCGGCCTGCACGCTGATACGTGGTGCGCCGGGAGTAGCTTCCCAGCTCAAGGGCAAGACAACTTGTGCCAATTGACCCCAGGGGTCCGGACAGGCGCTTTGATCGTCCATGGCCAGATCGGCATGAAGGGCAACGCTCAGCGTAATGTGCTCATCCATGCGCAAGGTTGCGGCAACGCGTGCCAATATGGCCGCCTGAGTGACGGGTGACTCCAGCAGTTCTGGATACCCAAAATAGGCGATCAACTGATTGGGGCCCGCTTCACAGGGCCAGGCACCATGCTGTTCGATCAGATGTCGTAACGTCTGGCGGCTTTGTTCCAGCAGTTGTCCCCCTTTTTCGCGGGCGTGGCGGTGGCCGGGTTCAAAGCGCAGGCACAAACCCACTGCCGCCAAGGGACGCAACTGCAGGCAGACTGTCGTCGACAAGGATTTGACCGGGCTGGACGACGAGCGTGTCGGCAGATCTACCAAGTTGCGTGTCTGGGCACTGGGTTCGCACCCCAAACGGTCGGCCAGCAAGACCGAACACTGCTCATAAGCGTGCAGGGCCGCTTCGTGCTGACCTTCCTGTTTCAGCAGTCGAATCAGCTCTTGATGCAGCTTTTCTTCTTCCGGCCAGAGCACAAGCCAGCGTTTAAGATGGCTGATCGCTTGTGGTGTAGGTAAAGATTTCAGACCAGACTGGATATAACGGTCACGACATTGAGACAGGGCTTGCCGAATAGTGTGCTGCGTATCCTGCAACCAGTCTTGCAACTGCTCGCCATGATGCAGCTTCACTTGCCCCAGCAAGGGGCCCTGATACAGATTCAGGCGCTCTAGATCGCTAAGTGTAGGCTGGCTGGGGTGTTGCAGCAGGCTGAGCACATCCACTTGTGTGCGGTTGGGATCCAGGGCCAGAGTGTCATTGGTAATGTGCAGGGCCTGGTCACAGCCTTCAAAGGCGCGGCGCAGGGCGTGCAGCGCGTGACGCAAGCGAGCGCGACCCACACTGATAGGATCTTCATGCCAGATCGTTTCGGCCAGATGGCTGCGGCTGATGGGCTTACCCTGCGCCAAAGCCAACATGGACAACAAAATACGTGCTTTATCGTAATTAATGATTTGTGCACGGCATTGTCCTTGAACCAGAAGTCGGTAAGGACCGAGCAGGTAAATTTGGGCCAAGTGCGAGGCAGAGGAAGGTAAAACATCCATGGGCTCGGGCTCGTATCAAGAGTTAAGCAATGATTGGGATAATGTATCCGATCCGTTTAATTTGTGTTTGCCAACTTTTGCGAAAATAAACGCTTTGCTTGTTCAAGATTAAATTGTTTTGGCCTATCAGCAGCTTATTGCATCGCAGGCTATGATGTGGGCTTATCACTTTTTTTGTGCTTGATTGTCTCTTCGTATGGTTGATCCCACACGTTCATCGCTGCGCAAACAGTCCAAATTGCCTCTGTCGCTCAAAGTGAAATATACCTTGCGAGCGCGCCTGGAGCGTGGCGAGTGGCCGGTAGGAACGCGTATTCCCACGCTGGAGGAGCTGATGCAGGAATACGGCGCCTTGTGTGGGTGGCCGGGAACACCGCTACACCTGTTCTGACCGGCTACCTATTTCTGCTTTCTTCTTTTGAGGAACTGCATTGCTATCAAGTAGTGAGCCTTCCTGAGGCAACTTCATGAAAAAACTCCGTGCTCTGTCATATCTATGCACTTATGGAGTCCATAAAAAACACCCCAAAGGTTGGAAAAGTATCCAATTTTTGGGGTGTGGTTCATTTCAGAGTCCGTAACTTCACCAATTACTGATCAGAACGAATATTGTTCTCTCGCACAATCTGCTCCCAGCGCGCATTACGCTGCTGTACCCATTGCGCTGGCGAAACCTTGGATGAATCGTAGGCTTGAATATCCAGCATCCGCAAAGTCTCGGCGGTAGAAGGACGTTTCACGATGTCGCTCAGCAAGTCGTTCCATGCCTTGATCTTCTCTGGAGGTGAACCCTTGGTGGTGAAAACCAGGTACGAGAAGCTCTCGTCAAAGTTCTCCAGGCCGGGTAACTTTGCTTCGGCCAATGTAGGGACTTCGGGCAATAAAGGATTGCGTTTTCCGCCAGAAGTCGCCAATGGCGTCAGCAAGCCTTCCTTGATCGGACCCAAAACACCGGCAATGGTCAGGAAACCACTGTCCAGACGCTCGCCATACATGTCATTGACCACGGCGCTATTGCTGCGATATGGAATGTGATCCAGCTTGATCCCGCTATCTTGCGTCAAGGCCGACATCATCAAATGTCCTGGCGAGCCCATACCGGCAGAGCCGTAATTCATGGGCTTGGCGCGGGCACGCTCCAGAAACTCGGCTGGTGTTGTGATACCAGTTTTGCTGGGAACCACCAGGACCTGGTCAAAGGTACCCAGCAAGGATACCAGCTCCAGGGAGTCCTCGATCTTGAATTTACTGTTGACGTAAATATGGGGATTGGCCGTGGCAACCGTATCCAGAGTCAGCAGCAAGGTATTGCCATCCGGTTTGGCTCGGCCCACTGCGTCGGCAGCAATCGAGCCTGCCGCACCCGCGCGATTCTCCACCACAATAGTTTGACCAGTGGTTTCAGTAGCCTCGCGGGCCAACATGCGACCCAGGACATCCAGCGGGCCGCCTGCAGCGGAGCTGACGACAAGCGTGGCCACCTCGGCACTTTGGACTGGTGTAGCCAAAGGTAGGATCAGCGCACAAATGCTTACGTTGCGCAGCAAGGAAAGGATGGGCATAGAGGTCTCCAGATAGGGGTGGGTAACAGTATCTATCTCACGCTATCGCCAAAGGCAGGGGGCTGGTTTCGCTGTGAGCCATCATGGTGTCGATCAATTGACACAAAAGCGTTGTTTTTAACGTTTGCGCGTCAGGTTCATTCCACAAATTATGTTGTTCCAGTGGATCGGCTTGCAGATCGTACAGCTCTCCGATGTGACCGCCCTCGTACAGACTGAGACGATGCTGCTGTGTGACCAGCGAGCGCAGCTTGGTGCGAATAGGCGTATTGAACAGCTTGCGCTGGTTTTCTTCCTCAATCAATACGCCTGTTCGCCAATCCACGGCTTCGTTCTGTATCACTTTCAGCAAGGAGCGGCCTTGAATGCCGTTGTAGGGCAACTGGCCTGCGCGCTGCAGAACCGTAGGCGCGACGTCAATGGTAGAACAGACCATCGTGCTTGTGCCTTGAGATTTCGCATCCTTTGGGTCAAACCAGATAAAGGGGCTGCGAATAATGCTTTGGTAATGTACAGGGCCTTTGAGCATGAGCTGATGGTCGCCCATGAAATCGCCATGATCACTCATGAACATGACAATGGTGTTCTCCGCCTGGCCGGTGTGCTCCAGATGATCCAGAATGCGACCGATCTCGGCATCGATATGCGTGATGGAGCCGTAATTCAGAGCAATTGCCTCGCGCGCTTCGCGCTCTGAGCAGGCGAACAGCGTGGGCGTGTGCTTGATCGCTTTGCCTTCATCGCGCCGTTTATGGAGCAGTTGCAGATGGGCTGGCAAGGGATGGGGGCCCAGGTGGAAGGAGTCGGGCAGGCTGACCTCTTCAGGCTTGTACATATCCCAGTATTGACCGTGCGGGGTGTAGGGGTGATGGGGGTCGGGGAAGGAGCATTGAATGAAGAAGGGCTGTTGTTCCTGGGCATATTTATCCAGCACCGCGCGGGTACGCTCACCAATCCAGGCTGTGGTGCTGTACTCTTCTGGCACGCGGGTACGCCATGCTTGGCCGATACGACTCAATTCGTAGTCGGGAGTCGGGATGGCATTCTCAGGGCCGGATAGGGCGGCGATGTCAGGATGTTCATTTTGCAGCCAGCGACCATAGTCACCCCAGACCTGATCGCCGTGGTCAATGGCCAGGTCCACGTGTTCGTAACCGTAAAAAGGAAGTTGTACGCCGTGATCGGCGCGATCGCGCCACCATTGGCCACACTCCTGGCCGTAATCGTTGGTCGGCAGGGGTGGGCGGGCTTCCCCCTTGGTCGGTGGATCATCCGGGCGTGGGTAGAGGGGGGGGGTATCCGTTATGTTTTGCAAATGTGCCTTGCCCACCAAGGCAGTGCCCCAGCCTGCCTGACGCAGTACATCGACAAACGTGGTGGAGTCCAGCGGTAGGGGAACGCCGTTGTGGCGAGCGCCGTGTACCGAAGGCATGCGGCCAGTCATCAGGGAAGCACGGTTGGGCATGCAGATCGGGGTGGCGACGTAGAATCGCTCCGCACGCCAACCACGAGCGGCCAAAGAGTCCAGATTGGGTGTTTTTATTTCTTTATTGCCGTAACAAGCCAAATGGTCTGCACGGAGTTGATCCGCAATGATTAATAAAAAATTGGGTACTGACTGAGCCATGAAGTGCCTATTTTGTAGCTTCGGGTATACCCATTATGGAAGCAGTAGCCATAATGTTAAATTGAATAACTTGCAGGTATATATACTTCTTTCATATAGGTAAGTCATGAGCTGGAGTGAACGCATTCGCTTGAAGCATCTGCAGGTTTTAATTCGTTTGTGCGAACAAAAAAGCATGAGCGATGTGGCCCGGCAGTCCAATATGACCCAGCCTGCCTTGTCAAAATGGCTCAAGGACTTTGAAGACAGTATAGGTATGCCTTTGTTCGAGCGCCATGCGCGCGGTATTGAGCCTTTACCGGCGGCCTTGGCATTGGTCTCCCAGGCTCAAGGGGTGCTTAATCGCCTTGACCGCATGAATGCGACTTTGGAGCAATACCGGCAGGGATTCCGCCAGCAGTTTACCTTGGGTATTTCGCCGATGGTGGCCGCGGTTTATTTGCCGCAGTTGCTGGTGTATTTGCATCAGCGCGATCCGCAATGCCATATCCGGATTCAGGAAGGCACGCTGGATATTTTGAGCCGCAATCTGGAACAGGGTGAGCTGGACCTGGTTATTGGCCGTGTGGATGAAGCAGGCCGGAACCCGGCGATGGCGTATCTGCCGTTGGGCATGGTGCCTTTGGGGGTGGCCGCTTGCCGCAAGCATCCTTTGGCTCGGCAAGAGGAAGTGACCTGGGAGCAGACGCTGGAGTACCCCTGGGTATTACCGCCCAAAAACAGTCCTATGCGGCGCAGTTTCGAGTTGAGCCTGGATGCCAAGGGGCTGCCGTATCCCACTTGTGCGATCGAGTCTGCCTACGCGCATACCAATGCACGGGTGGCCGTTGGCAGTGATTTCCTGGTTCCCATGACGCGCAGTATGGTGCCGGTCTATCCGGAGCTCTGTATCCTGGAGCTGGGCTGGAGCGACCCGCGTTTGCACGGTCAGCTTGGTCTGTTGTGGCGCCCGCAGGACTCGGGTGAGCCAATGCTGGAAGAGGTCATTAGCTGGATGAGCAAGCAGCCTCACACAGTGTGATGTCAATCAGGGTCAGCAGGGGCTGACCCTGAAAGAGCTGACAGCTTGTTTTTTAAATGCATGTAACTAAAAATTGCCAGCATGCTATTTTGTTTCTTCTTGGCGAATTGATTGATGGGAACTGTTCTGGAAGGTTGGAAAAACTTGCAAGCGATCAGTATCAGCTCGGTGCGCGACACGCTGAGCGGGAAATACCATTCTCGTGACTTCATTCATGCCCGAATGGAGTACTTACGCAGCCGCGTCGTATTAGTTGGCTTGTTATTTGCCTTGTTGACGCCCCTTTGGACTGTGATGGACTGGTTGGTTTTGCCCGGCTGGCCCACACATTTAATGGCGGTGCGAGTGTTCAGTCTGGGGGGGCTGATCGCGTGTGTGTGGTTTGCTTTCAATGGCCACCAGCGTATCACCCGTATTTATGTGTTAAGTGGCCTGGTTTTTATTTTGCCAGCCTCTTTTTACGCCTATATGCTGCTCACGCTCTCGGGGGCCGGGCATTATGTGGTACTGGGTTACGGCTTTATCCCTTTTCTGTTGGTGGCGACCTTAAGCATTTTTCCCTTTACCTTGCTGGAGTCTGCGCTGGTAGGGGGCGCGTTAATTGCCTTGCAGGTATTGGCCAGTGTCAGTTCGGGAACCTGGATGACGGCGAAAGGTTTGCAGGATCTGTGGCTGTTGAGTGCTTTGCTGGTTGTGGCCCTGACCGCCAATTACTTTCATCTGGGACTTTTGTTGCGTTTATATCGGCAAGCCACGCACGATACCTTGACTGGGTTGCTGAACCGGGGGGCGGTCAGTCGTCAATTGGGGCAGGGACCTGTCCAGGAAAAACTGCATGTGTTGATGGTGGATCTGGATCATTTCAAACAGATCAACGATACCCATGGCCATTCGGTAGGGGATGATGTCTTGACGCGTACCGCGTCTTTATTCAAGGCGCATTTGGGGCCCCATGACTTGGCGGCACGTTATGGTGGCGAGGAGTTTGTGTTGATTCTGGCCGGGCGTCGTGATGAGCAGGCTTTGCGCTTTGCGGATTTGCTTTTGCGTCGGGTGCAGGAACAAACTTTCTACAATCATGACCGCGAGTCTTTTCAGATTACGGCCAGTATGGGCCTGGCAGTGTGTCTGCCCGGTCAGGTCATTGAAGAGGCGCTGGTTCAGGCTGATCAACGCCTGTATGACGCCAAGCGTGCGGGTCGCAACCAGGTGGTGGCGACAGATTAAACCTGTCGGGCTACGTCAACCAAGGGGGCCTGGAGTGGCAAAGACTCCAGGCCCCCTTGGCGATCGACTCCTTAGTAGTGCAGGGTTTGGCTTTCCTGGCTGGCCTTGTCTATGTCCTGATCGCTGATAGCATCGTTCTTGCACTTGAAGGCCGCAAACATTTCAAGCTGATCCGAGTGATGTGCGTCGGCTTCGCCTTTGGGATTGATGAAACCACTTTGCCCCGGCGCCATGATCGAGCACATGCGCACGCCAGCAGGGTCCAGCACGTACTGGAAGCGGGCGCTGCCGGTGTTCAGATAAGGCATGAGGCGGCGCTCGAACGCAGGGTCAGACCAAGGCACCCCAATCGCATTACGTGCCGCAAACAACATGGAAACAGAGGGAGCACGCCATTGCTGAGCTTGTGCGCCCTGCGCTTGCTCCAGCGAGGTGGCCGCTTGTTCCAGCGCATCCAGTACCAGCTCCTGGGCTGGACGACCTTGCAGGAAATCAATGGTCTGTGGCACACCAGCAGCCGGGCCCTGGATGGCGTTCCAGATCAGCTTGGCTGCCGCAGCGGGTTGGGCGCTGCGTGGATCATCCATGGCCGGGTACAGGCCTTGCGTGTAGGTCTGGTAGACGCTGTCAGGCAAACGACCTTTCAGGAATACAGGGACCGCAGCGTGCATCCAGGCCTGCATCACAGCCGGAGCACTGCCTTCGTAATGCTTGCCGTTGCTGGCGACGTGCAGCTTGTAGTCCCAGCCTCTCAACTGCTCGGCAGCTTGACGGGCCAGGGCACTGGCACGTGGCAGCTTGGCGGCTGCCTGGATGAGGGGGGCGAAGTAGCGCGCATTCAGGTCCGAGCGTGCGCCCAGGGAGTCAATGCCCCAGATTTCTTCATCGCTCAGGCGCTGCTTGGCTTGCAGCGGTGCCAGTAGTTCCTGCACGCGGTCTACATAGGAGAAGTTGGCATTGTCAGCCAGCAAGGCGCCGTAGGCCTTGTTGTTCCAACTGGCGATATAGCCTTGCTGCGGGTTCAGCACTTTCGGGTTGTGCTCAAAGCTCAGAAAGCCTTGCCATTCCATGCTGCCGTCTCCTGTGGCCGGGAACTGGATGGCTTGACTGACAGGGCGTTGTGGCAAGAGGCCCAAGGCAGCGGCACCGATATTGCGCTTGGTATCGGCATAGAACCAGGTAATGGAGGCGCTGACGCGGGCTGCCTGGGCCATGAATTGATCCCAGTTTTGGGCCTTGGCCGCATGGGCCCAGCCCAGCAGGGTTTCAATTTCCCGACCTTCCCAGGTACGGCGGTTGGCGTAGGCGGTGTTGTTCTTTTTGTCCCAACTGCTGACATAACCTTGAGCCGCGCGGTAGACGTCCAGCGTGACATCGTCCTGTCCACGCACTTTGATACGCACCTGCTTGTGCTCCATGGGACGCCAGGCATTGTTGTACCAGTAGCTATGCGGATCACCGTCTTTCAAGCGCAGTTGGTAAACGTCGTTGGTGTCCAGTGAACCTACAGTGGAACCCCAGGCAATCTGGCCATTGGTGCCGAACAGAATGGCGGGCAGGGCAACGGCAGTGGTGCCGGTCAGGTCGTAGCCCGCACCGTGCAGGCCGACGCTATAGGTAATGGACGGGGTGTACCAGCCTTGTTGCGGGCCGTTGTAAAGCACGGCATGGCCGTGGGTCGTCTTTTCAGGACCCAGCAGCCAGGCATTGCTGGCCGTCGGTGTGCCGGCGGCCACGGTGGGGCCCAGGGCGACAGCCTGCTTGCGCAGATAGTCCTGCGCAGCGTGTGTGGACAGGGCCTGCAAATGCGTAGGCAAGTCGGCCAGAGCGGTCTTGGCCTCCGGCTGCGCAATGATGGTGGGGGCGGTCGGGTCGTTCAGCCAGCGTAGTTGTTTGTAAAGCTGTTCGCCGCGTTCCGCGCCCTGGTCTGCTTTCAAGGTTTCCAGCAGATTCAGGTTGGCCACTTCCGCAGTACCGGCAAAGAAGCGGTTCAGAATCAGACCTACCCAGACCATGGCAATGTCCTCGGGCTGCCATTCAGAAGGTTCAAAGCCTTTGTCCAGAAACTCTTTGGGCATCAAGGTGTCGCGTTGGGCTTTTACCTCGCGCACACGCTGGGTAAAGCCTGCCGCATAGCCCTCAAACATGGCGCGGTCTTCTTTGGAAAGAGCGGCCAATTGCTTGCGAATAGAGTCCGGGTCGATGTTGCTGTGGGTGACTTTATCCAGCTCCAGGAAATCCGCTCCCAGAACTTCTGCCACCGTTCCCCAGCCAGAGCGTTTGGCAATTTCCATCTGATAGAGACGGTCCGTCGCGACGGCATAGGCATAGCCATAGAACAGGCCATAGGTGCTGTCCGCATAGATGTGCGGCGTGCCATAGCTGTCGCGCTTGATGGTAACGCTGCGATCATTCACGGAAGTGCTGGCACAGGCGGCCAGCAAGATGCTGGTGCTCAGTACGCCAAGGGTCAGTCGGGATGGGAAGCGACGGGGGAAGTTCAACATCTTGTCTCCTCAAGCGTAGCCATGGGGCTACCGTTTTTTTATCTCTTGAGAATATAACGTCAAAGTTCTTTAGGTATTGATATTTTCAGGTGAAAGCTTCTAGAGGATTTCCCCAGTACAAAAGCGGCTTGCCGGATATGATGGAGCAGTTTATGAAATCCATGATTCGGCGCGTGCAGGAACCAGGTAGGGTGGTTGCGTTTTAATCTTTGGGCTTATTAAGTGTAGTCACTGTATATCGGTAGTTATCTTCTTTTCAGGCTATCTACTTTTTCTGCTCATTTCTTCTCGCTCTCCTTGCTTTAACGGCTTTCTGCCTGACTAGTTGTGTTTTATGTTTAAAGTGTTCAAGGGTATATCCCTAGGTCTTGGTCGATTTACTCGCAAAAATACCATGTGTACACTTTAAATTACTAAAACAAGACAAGTTGCTGAGTCGTGTTTCGCCTTACAAGCCCACGGAGAAGACAATGAACAAGACATTTGCAGGGGTAGCACTGGCAGGAACGATGATGTTGCAAACTTTGGGGGCCACCGCTGCCGCTGAAGGGGTCATCAAGATTGGAGAGTTGAACAGCTATAAGTCCCAGCCCGCTTTTTTGGGGCCTTATCGAAACGGGATGGAGCTGGCGGTTGAGCAGATCAATCAGGCTGGGGGGATTCACGGCAAGCAACTGGAGTTGATTATCAAGGATGACAATTCCAACCCCGGCGATGCCGTACGCGCCGCCGAGGAATTGATCTCGCGGGAAAAGGTCGATGTGCTGACCGGGACCTTCCTGTCCAATATTGGTCTGGCCATTACCGACTTTGCCAAACACAAAAAAGTATTCTTTCTGGCCAGCGAACCGTTGACCGACAAGATCGTCTGGGCCGATGGCAACCGCTACACCTTCCGCCTGCGCAACTCCACCTATATGCAGGTCGCCATGCTGGTGCCGGAAGCCGTCAAGCTGAACAAGAAGCGTTGGGCGATTGTGTACCCCAACTACGAGTACGGTCAGTCCGCCGTTGCCACGTTCAAGACTCTGATGAAAGAAGCCCAGCCCGATATCGAGTTCGTGGCTGAGCAGGCCACGCCGTTGGGCAAGGTCGATGCCGGTGCCGTGGTGCAGGCTTTGTCCGAAGCCAAGCCTGATGCGGTTTTTAACGTACTTTTTGCGTCCGACCTGGCTCGTCTGGTTCGTGCCGGTAATCAGCGCCAGTTCTTCAGCCCTGCCTTGCCGGTGGTCAGCATGTTGACCGGCGAGCCCGAATACCTGGACCCCTTGGGTGAAGAAACGCCGGAAGGCTGGATTGTGACGGGCTACCCCTGGTATGCCATCGACACACCCGAGCACAATGCCTTTTTGAAAGCCTATCAGGGCAAGTACAAGGAGCACCCACGCCTGGGCACGATTATTGGCTACAGCACCATTGTGTCGATTGCCGCCGGTATTGAAAAAGCCGGTTCTACCGACACCGAAGCCATGATCAAAGCCTTCCGTGGTCTGGATGTGGTCACGCCTTTTGGTCCTATTACTTACCGCACGCAAGATCAGCAGTCCACACAGGGGGCGTATGTGGGTGTGCTGGCCAAGCAAGACGGCAAGGGCATCATGACTAATATTCGTTATGCCGATGGCAAGGATGTACAGCCTACGGATGAGCAAGTCAGCCAGTGGCGTCCTGCCGCGGCCAATCAATAATTCCAAGAACGCAGTATTTCGTAGATCGGCGCGCCGTCTGGCGCGCCACTTCTGACGCGAGGCAGTAATGGCCTTATCGGGTTTATGGGTTCAGTTCCTTAACGGACTGGCCGAGGCATCGTCTTTGTTTCTGGTGGCGGCGGGTTTGTCCCTGATCTTTGGGGTGACACGCATCGTCAATTTTGCACACGGTTCCCTGTATATGCTGGGCATTTACATGGCGTATTCCACGGTGCAATTCATGGGTGGTTCGGCGCTGGGATTCTGGGCTGGCCTGATTGTGGCGGCCTTGCTGGTCGGCGCATTGGGGGCCTTGCTGGAAATCGTGCTGTTGCGGCGCATTTATAAAGCGCCCGAGCTGTTCCAGTTATTGGCCACCTTTGCCCTGGTGCTGGTGATTAATGACGGGGCCTTGGCGGTGTGGGGGCCGGAAGATCTGCTGGGGCCGCTGGCGCCGGGTTTGAGCGGTTCTGTTTCCATTGCAGGACGCTTCTTCCCGGTTTATGACCTGGTGCTGATCGTGATCGGTCCGGTGGTGCTGGGCTTGCTGTGGCTCTTGTTGACCCGTACCCGATGGGGCGTACTGGTGCGCGCCGCGACCCACGACAGGCAAATGCTCGGTGCGCTGGGCGTGAATCAGGCCTGGTTGTTTACGGGGGTCTTTGCCTTAGGGGCCTTCCTGGCTGGTTTGGGTGGTGCCGTGCAATTGCCGCGTCAGCCCGCCAATCTGCTGCTGGATTTGAGCGTGATCGGGGACGCCTTTGTGATTGTGGTGGTCGGTGGCATGGGCTCCATCCCCGGTGCCTATGTGGCTGCCTTGATCGTCGCTGAGTTGAAGGCCCTGTGTATTGCTCTGGGCACGGTCACCTTCTTTGGCGTGGACTTTGCTTTTCCCAAGTTGACGCTGGTGGTGGAGTTCATTTTCATGGCGGTGGTACTGGTGTTCCGGCCCTGGGGCTTGTTTGGGCGTGCTCAAGCCGTCAGCCGTAACTCGGCCCCGATTGAGGCACCGTTACGAGCCGGAAGCGGAGCTTTCCAGGTCATGGTGCTGGTGGTTCTGGGGGGGATGGCCGCCTTGCCCCTGATGAACGAATGGTTCCCATACGCGCCTGTGCTGGCTCTGGATATTCTGGTGTTGTCCTTGTTTGCATTGAGCCTGCATTTCATGATGGGACCAGGGGGGATGAACTCCTTTGGTCATGCTGCTTATTTTGGTCTGGGCGCCTATGCCGCGGCTCTGCTGTTCAAAGCGGCGGCCTGGTCGATGGGATGGTCTTTGGTCTTGGCTCCCGCTGTCGCAGGTTTGGGGGCGCTGATCTTTGGCTGGTTCTGCGTTCGTCTGTCCGGCGTCTACCTGGCCATGTTGACCTTGGCCTTTGCGCAGATTATCTGGTCCATCGTGTATCAGTGGGACAGCTTTACGGGCGGCTCTAATGGTTTGGTCGGAGTCTGGCCAGCCGAATGGTTGTCCGGTGATCGCTATTATTATTTCGCCTTGTGTGTGGTTGTGGCAGCCGCTTTCTTGTTACGTCGCATCTTGTTTTCGCCCTTTGGCTACGCCATGCGTGCCAGTCGGGATTCGGCCTTGCGGGCTGAGGCCATCGGCATTCCCGTTAAACGCGTACAGTGGCTGACCTTTATGTTGGCGGGCACATTTGCTGGTCTGTCCGGTGCCTTGTTTGTGTTTTCAAAAGGCAGTGTCTCGCCTGAGGTGATTGCGGTGAATAAGTCTGTGGATGGCTTGGTCATGGTCTTGCTGGGTGGCTTGCAAACCCTGGTCGGTCC is a genomic window containing:
- a CDS encoding ABC transporter permease is translated as MALSGLWVQFLNGLAEASSLFLVAAGLSLIFGVTRIVNFAHGSLYMLGIYMAYSTVQFMGGSALGFWAGLIVAALLVGALGALLEIVLLRRIYKAPELFQLLATFALVLVINDGALAVWGPEDLLGPLAPGLSGSVSIAGRFFPVYDLVLIVIGPVVLGLLWLLLTRTRWGVLVRAATHDRQMLGALGVNQAWLFTGVFALGAFLAGLGGAVQLPRQPANLLLDLSVIGDAFVIVVVGGMGSIPGAYVAALIVAELKALCIALGTVTFFGVDFAFPKLTLVVEFIFMAVVLVFRPWGLFGRAQAVSRNSAPIEAPLRAGSGAFQVMVLVVLGGMAALPLMNEWFPYAPVLALDILVLSLFALSLHFMMGPGGMNSFGHAAYFGLGAYAAALLFKAAAWSMGWSLVLAPAVAGLGALIFGWFCVRLSGVYLAMLTLAFAQIIWSIVYQWDSFTGGSNGLVGVWPAEWLSGDRYYYFALCVVVAAAFLLRRILFSPFGYAMRASRDSALRAEAIGIPVKRVQWLTFMLAGTFAGLSGALFVFSKGSVSPEVIAVNKSVDGLVMVLLGGLQTLVGPVVGAAVFTLLQDFFLGITQYWRALFGGVILLLVLAFPQGIAGFFKRWAHRRVAPEASS
- a CDS encoding ABC transporter substrate-binding protein, which encodes MNKTFAGVALAGTMMLQTLGATAAAEGVIKIGELNSYKSQPAFLGPYRNGMELAVEQINQAGGIHGKQLELIIKDDNSNPGDAVRAAEELISREKVDVLTGTFLSNIGLAITDFAKHKKVFFLASEPLTDKIVWADGNRYTFRLRNSTYMQVAMLVPEAVKLNKKRWAIVYPNYEYGQSAVATFKTLMKEAQPDIEFVAEQATPLGKVDAGAVVQALSEAKPDAVFNVLFASDLARLVRAGNQRQFFSPALPVVSMLTGEPEYLDPLGEETPEGWIVTGYPWYAIDTPEHNAFLKAYQGKYKEHPRLGTIIGYSTIVSIAAGIEKAGSTDTEAMIKAFRGLDVVTPFGPITYRTQDQQSTQGAYVGVLAKQDGKGIMTNIRYADGKDVQPTDEQVSQWRPAAANQ
- a CDS encoding penicillin acylase family protein encodes the protein MLNFPRRFPSRLTLGVLSTSILLAACASTSVNDRSVTIKRDSYGTPHIYADSTYGLFYGYAYAVATDRLYQMEIAKRSGWGTVAEVLGADFLELDKVTHSNIDPDSIRKQLAALSKEDRAMFEGYAAGFTQRVREVKAQRDTLMPKEFLDKGFEPSEWQPEDIAMVWVGLILNRFFAGTAEVANLNLLETLKADQGAERGEQLYKQLRWLNDPTAPTIIAQPEAKTALADLPTHLQALSTHAAQDYLRKQAVALGPTVAAGTPTASNAWLLGPEKTTHGHAVLYNGPQQGWYTPSITYSVGLHGAGYDLTGTTAVALPAILFGTNGQIAWGSTVGSLDTNDVYQLRLKDGDPHSYWYNNAWRPMEHKQVRIKVRGQDDVTLDVYRAAQGYVSSWDKKNNTAYANRRTWEGREIETLLGWAHAAKAQNWDQFMAQAARVSASITWFYADTKRNIGAAALGLLPQRPVSQAIQFPATGDGSMEWQGFLSFEHNPKVLNPQQGYIASWNNKAYGALLADNANFSYVDRVQELLAPLQAKQRLSDEEIWGIDSLGARSDLNARYFAPLIQAAAKLPRASALARQAAEQLRGWDYKLHVASNGKHYEGSAPAVMQAWMHAAVPVFLKGRLPDSVYQTYTQGLYPAMDDPRSAQPAAAAKLIWNAIQGPAAGVPQTIDFLQGRPAQELVLDALEQAATSLEQAQGAQAQQWRAPSVSMLFAARNAIGVPWSDPAFERRLMPYLNTGSARFQYVLDPAGVRMCSIMAPGQSGFINPKGEADAHHSDQLEMFAAFKCKNDAISDQDIDKASQESQTLHY
- a CDS encoding GGDEF domain-containing protein, which encodes MGTVLEGWKNLQAISISSVRDTLSGKYHSRDFIHARMEYLRSRVVLVGLLFALLTPLWTVMDWLVLPGWPTHLMAVRVFSLGGLIACVWFAFNGHQRITRIYVLSGLVFILPASFYAYMLLTLSGAGHYVVLGYGFIPFLLVATLSIFPFTLLESALVGGALIALQVLASVSSGTWMTAKGLQDLWLLSALLVVALTANYFHLGLLLRLYRQATHDTLTGLLNRGAVSRQLGQGPVQEKLHVLMVDLDHFKQINDTHGHSVGDDVLTRTASLFKAHLGPHDLAARYGGEEFVLILAGRRDEQALRFADLLLRRVQEQTFYNHDRESFQITASMGLAVCLPGQVIEEALVQADQRLYDAKRAGRNQVVATD